One window of the Triticum dicoccoides isolate Atlit2015 ecotype Zavitan chromosome 3B, WEW_v2.0, whole genome shotgun sequence genome contains the following:
- the LOC119274941 gene encoding autophagy-related protein 18d-like has product MSSQVSTSRGLHPPEKIMTYESPHTWPLSVPMSKAEAGSSDDQEVRLLSVSWNQDCGCFAAGTSNGFRIFNCDPFKETFRRDLKSGGFGIVEMLFRCNILALVGGGSNMHYPPNKVMIWDDHQSRCIGEFTFRSDVRAVKLGKDNIVIVLETKIYVYNFTDLKMLHQIETLPNPKGLCCLSHHSNTSVLACPGLSQGNVRVEHFGLKVTKMITAHDSHISCMALTMDGLLLATASMKGTLIRIFNTMDGTRLQEVRRGLDKAEIYSIALSPNVQWLAVSSDKGTVHIFSLKVRVAGEDSSNDQRTLEAPRMDHQNSSTSMDPLIQTNTGSNASSSLSFMKGILPKYFSSEWSFAQFHLPEVTRYIVAFGAQNTVMMVGLDGSFYRCIFDQVNGGQMTQKEYSRFLKTDYPPLRTLTA; this is encoded by the exons ATGAGCTCACAAGTCTCCACATCGCGGGGTTTACATCCCCCAGAGAAAATTATGACGTACGAGTCCCCTCACACATGGCCACTGTCGGTACCTATGAGCAAGGCTGAGGCAGGTAGCAGCGATGATCAGGAGGTTAGGCTGTTGTCGGTTTCTTGGAATCAGGATTGTGGTTGCTTCGCTGCTGGCACAAGTAATGGCTTTAGAATCTTTAACTGCGACCCTTTTAAGGAGACTTTCAGGAGGGATCTGAAGAGTGGTGGGTTTGGGATAGTTGAGATGCTGTTCCGCTGCAACATCCTTGCTCTTGTAGGTGGCGGCTCCAATATGCATTATCCGCCCAACAAGGTGATGATCTGGGATGATCACCAGAGCCGTTGTATTGGGGAGTTTACCTTCCGCTCTGATGTCCGGGCTGTAAAATTGGGGAAAGATAACATTGTGATTGTCCTTGAGACAAAGATATATGTTTATAACTTTACGGATTTGAAGATGCTCCATCAGATAGAGACCCTGCCAAATCCTAAAGGACTGTGCTGTCTCTCTCATCATTCCAATACTTCAGTGCTGGCCTGTCCTGGGCTCAGTCAGGGAAATGTTCGGGTAGAGCATTTTGGGCTAAAGGTGACAAAGATGATTACAGCCCATGAttcacacatttcttgcatggccTTGACCATGGATGGTCTCTTGCTGGCAACGGCTAGTATGAAGGGTACTCTAATCAGAATATTTAACACAATGGATGGCACACGCCTGCAGGAG GTGCGCAGAGGTCTTGATAAAGCCGAGATATACAGCATTGCACTGTCACCAAATGTGCAATGGTTGGCAGTGTCCAGCGACAAAGGAACGGTTCATATATTCAGTCTAAAAGTCAGGGTTGCGGGTGAAGATTCAAGTAATGATCAGCGTACCCTTGAAGCTCCACGGATGGATCACCAGAATTCTTCTACCTCTATGGATCCTCTTATACAAACAAACACCGGATCCAATGCAAGCTCATCACTGTCTTTCATGAAAG GGATTCTGCCGAAGTACTTCAGCTCAGAGTGGTCATTTGCTCAGTTCCATTTACCGGAAGTCACACGTTACATCGTAGCTTTCGGCGCTCAAAACACTGTAATGATGGTTGGCCTGGATGGCAG CTTCTACAGGTGCATCTTTGACCAAGTAAACGGCGGGCAGATGACGCAGAAGGAATACTCGCGGTTTCTCAAGACTGACTACCCTCCCCTGAGGACATTGACCGCGTAA